The DNA region AACGATTCGACCGTGCCCAGTTTTCCGTGGAAAAATTTCGGGATCTTATCGATCTCAAACATGTTCCCATCCTCAAAAAGAAAGAACTCATCTTTCTCCAGTCCATGGGCCCACGACTGGGCGGTCTCCTGACCAAGGATCTCGGCGAGCTGCGCCGGGTCTTCCTGTCTCCCGGTCCCATCTTCGATCCCGAGGATCGCGGCGAGGACTACTGGGGCTGGACCGAAAGTTTTTATGCCGCCGGATTCCGTTCCGGGGACCTGGTCCAGAACACCTTTCCCTACCACATGGCTCCGGCCGGCCTCATGTTCGAGGAACCACTGCGGCAACTGAGCTGCGCCGTGATTCCCACCGGACCCGGCAACACCGGCACCCAGCTCGATATCATGAAGAAGCTGCGCGTGACCGGCTATGTCGGCACGCCGAGCTACCTCATGCATCTCGCGCAAAAGGGCGAGGAAAAGGGCCTCAACCTGCGCAAGGACCTCTATCTGGAAGT from Deltaproteobacteria bacterium includes:
- a CDS encoding phenylacetate--CoA ligase family protein; amino-acid sequence: MTRKDRTEGIFSRREVLDATERQKYYQIQLKELLSYAYRYSEDVKKRFDRAQFSVEKFRDLIDLKHVPILKKKELIFLQSMGPRLGGLLTKDLGELRRVFLSPGPIFDPEDRGEDYWGWTESFYAAGFRSGDLVQNTFPYHMAPAGLMFEEPLRQLSCAVIPTGPGNTGTQLDIMKKLRVTGYVGTPSYLMHLAQKGEEKGLNLRKDLYLEVAFVTGEKFSEKMRSNMEKKFDLIMRQGYGTADVGCIG